Proteins found in one Candidatus Methylomirabilota bacterium genomic segment:
- a CDS encoding LLM class F420-dependent oxidoreductase — protein MRIAISKRLATENWSEAADYVVEAERLGVDDVWSAEAWGHDAVTPLAFLAARTTRLRLGTGIMQAGTRTPALVAMTAMSLSAMSNHRFVLGLGVSGPQVIEGWHGIRFDRPVQRMREIIDIVRMAARGERVAYRGTIYAVPLPGGEGKALRSGAPPVPPIPIYLATLAPKSLELTGEIADGWLGTSFMPEHARVFFDSLAAGAARAGRKLTDLDLQAGGVAAFSDDVERLVSERKPGLAFTLGAMGSARHNFYNDAFRRAGYEDVAAEVQRLWLAGKREDAAARVPDEMALKTNLLGTEAMVRARIAAYRDAGVTTLRVEPAGRSLDERLATLARVIALAREKG, from the coding sequence ATGCGCATCGCCATCTCCAAGCGGCTCGCCACCGAGAACTGGTCCGAGGCGGCGGACTACGTGGTCGAGGCCGAGCGTCTCGGCGTCGACGATGTCTGGTCGGCGGAGGCATGGGGCCACGACGCCGTCACGCCGCTCGCCTTCCTGGCCGCGCGTACCACGCGGCTCCGCCTCGGTACCGGCATCATGCAGGCCGGCACACGCACGCCGGCGCTGGTGGCGATGACGGCCATGAGCCTCTCCGCGATGTCCAACCATCGGTTCGTCCTGGGGCTCGGCGTCAGCGGCCCCCAGGTCATCGAGGGTTGGCATGGCATCCGCTTCGACCGGCCCGTGCAGCGCATGCGCGAGATCATCGACATCGTGCGCATGGCCGCGCGCGGCGAGCGCGTCGCCTATCGCGGCACGATCTACGCGGTGCCGCTCCCCGGCGGCGAGGGCAAGGCGCTCCGCTCGGGCGCGCCGCCGGTGCCACCGATTCCGATCTATCTCGCCACGCTCGCGCCGAAGAGCCTCGAGCTCACCGGCGAGATCGCGGACGGCTGGCTGGGCACCTCCTTCATGCCCGAGCACGCGCGCGTGTTCTTCGACTCCCTCGCGGCGGGGGCGGCGCGCGCGGGCCGCAAGCTCACGGATCTGGACCTCCAGGCGGGCGGCGTCGCCGCGTTCAGCGACGACGTGGAGCGCCTCGTCTCGGAGCGCAAGCCGGGTCTGGCCTTCACGCTCGGCGCCATGGGCTCGGCCCGCCACAACTTCTACAACGACGCCTTCCGCCGCGCCGGCTACGAGGACGTGGCGGCCGAGGTGCAGCGCCTCTGGCTCGCGGGCAAGCGTGAGGATGCCGCCGCGCGCGTGCCCGACGAGATGGCGCTCAAGACCAACCTGCTCGGGACCGAGGCCATGGTCCGCGCGCGCATCGCCGCCTACCGCGACGCCG
- a CDS encoding DinB family protein — MNAEQQRIRGYLQAQGAKLTPAEIVEKVQAAMRELRAAAGLVPPGRFTQRPGPDDWSGNEVMAHVVAAGRYFGGAIMALSAGRPLPARPAGRGNQDAPLLPAEEWLDILERDRAELFARALTADPQGHLDGTVEHPFFGPLNWRETLLFMRVHDLDHAGQLKQIAAVVS, encoded by the coding sequence GTGAACGCCGAGCAGCAGCGCATCCGCGGCTACCTCCAGGCGCAAGGGGCCAAGCTCACGCCCGCGGAGATCGTGGAGAAGGTGCAGGCCGCGATGCGCGAGCTGCGGGCCGCCGCCGGCCTGGTGCCGCCCGGCCGCTTCACGCAGCGGCCCGGGCCCGACGACTGGAGCGGCAACGAGGTGATGGCCCACGTGGTCGCGGCCGGCCGCTACTTCGGCGGCGCGATCATGGCGCTCTCCGCGGGCCGGCCGCTGCCCGCGCGGCCCGCCGGCCGCGGCAACCAGGACGCGCCGCTCCTCCCTGCCGAGGAATGGCTGGACATCCTCGAGCGAGACCGCGCCGAGCTCTTCGCCCGCGCGCTCACCGCCGATCCTCAGGGCCATCTCGACGGCACCGTGGAACACCCGTTCTTCGGGCCGCTGAACTGGCGCGAGACGCTCCTCTTCATGCGCGTCCACGATCTCGACCATGCCGGCCAGCTCAAGCAGATCGCGGCCGTGGTGAGCTGA
- a CDS encoding molybdopterin-dependent oxidoreductase, which translates to MPSRSRTVYESPRPAARPGETVVTSTCAHNCGGRCAVNAHVVDGRIARISTDPRRWTPEMPPLHACVRGFGAAERVNHPDRLRHPLRRVGPRGSGRFERIEWDEALDEIAARMRAIRDAHGPAAILDCSRTGSTASLHNRSAVQRMLHRFGGCTELWSNISNEAEIFALRYTYGADIDCKFAGREPVDYVNSRLMLLWGWSPGDGHFGTGSMEYLRWAKERGVRMVCVDPRVTRTSARLADEHVFIRPGGDAAMLIAMAEVIVSEVLQDQAFLDRYVQGFDEATLPAGAPAGASYRAYLSGLADGMRKTPEWAEPLCGVPAATIRRLAREFATAKPAALHTGYAPGRTAYGEQFHRAAYALATITGNVGISGGNSGCSGGARPHGVKRLGAPPNPARARVASPLLADLLERGKAGGYPADIKMIYSACGDLVNQLPNVAKTLAALQRLEFMVVHDHFLTPTARQANIVLPATTFWERNDVHTPWSGSGHYVIYMRQAIAPMYECRNDRDICADLSRRLGLPTDDDKTEDEWLRELTAGSEIDDWEAFRAAGLARLAPPEEPVAFAAQIRDPAAHPFSTPSGKIEIYSTALAANGDPYGLGSIPPIPTWIAPPAAGRYPLHCVSPKSRARTHSIHDNQEILARADRQDVWIHPADAAARGIVNDQRVRVFNDRGATLLPATVTERIAPGVVSIKEGAWFALGADGVDTRGCANLLTEDRAAPCGASTYNSCLVDVAPAP; encoded by the coding sequence GTGCCGAGCCGCTCGCGCACGGTCTACGAGTCGCCGCGCCCGGCCGCCCGGCCGGGCGAGACGGTGGTGACCTCGACCTGCGCGCACAACTGCGGCGGGCGCTGCGCGGTCAACGCGCATGTCGTGGACGGCCGCATCGCCCGCATCAGCACCGATCCGCGGCGCTGGACCCCGGAGATGCCGCCGCTCCACGCCTGCGTGCGCGGCTTCGGCGCCGCCGAGCGCGTGAATCATCCGGACCGGCTTCGCCATCCCCTCCGCCGGGTGGGGCCGCGCGGCTCGGGCCGATTCGAGCGTATCGAGTGGGACGAGGCGCTCGACGAGATCGCCGCCCGCATGCGCGCCATTCGCGACGCGCACGGCCCCGCCGCCATCCTCGACTGCTCGCGCACCGGCAGCACCGCCAGCCTCCACAACCGCTCCGCGGTGCAGCGCATGCTCCACCGCTTTGGCGGCTGCACGGAGCTGTGGTCCAACATCTCGAACGAGGCGGAGATCTTCGCCCTCCGCTACACGTACGGCGCCGACATCGACTGCAAGTTTGCGGGGCGCGAGCCCGTGGACTACGTCAACTCGCGGCTCATGCTCCTCTGGGGCTGGAGCCCGGGTGACGGCCACTTCGGAACGGGCTCGATGGAGTATCTCCGCTGGGCGAAGGAGCGCGGCGTCCGCATGGTCTGCGTGGATCCGCGCGTCACCCGCACCAGCGCGCGCCTCGCCGACGAGCACGTGTTCATCCGCCCGGGTGGAGACGCCGCCATGCTGATCGCGATGGCGGAGGTGATCGTGAGCGAGGTGTTGCAGGATCAGGCCTTCCTCGACCGCTACGTGCAGGGCTTCGACGAGGCAACCTTGCCCGCGGGCGCGCCCGCCGGCGCCTCCTACCGCGCGTATCTCTCCGGCCTCGCCGACGGCATGCGGAAGACCCCGGAATGGGCGGAGCCGCTCTGCGGCGTGCCCGCCGCCACCATTCGCCGGCTCGCCCGAGAATTTGCGACGGCCAAGCCCGCGGCCCTCCATACCGGCTACGCGCCCGGCCGCACTGCCTACGGCGAGCAGTTCCACCGCGCGGCGTACGCGCTGGCCACCATCACCGGCAACGTGGGCATCTCCGGCGGCAACTCGGGCTGCAGCGGCGGCGCGCGCCCGCACGGCGTGAAGCGTCTCGGCGCCCCGCCCAATCCCGCGCGGGCGCGCGTGGCCTCACCCCTCCTCGCCGATCTGCTCGAGCGCGGGAAGGCGGGCGGCTATCCCGCCGACATCAAGATGATCTACTCCGCATGCGGCGACCTCGTGAACCAGCTTCCCAACGTGGCCAAGACGCTGGCCGCGCTCCAGCGGCTGGAGTTCATGGTCGTGCACGACCACTTCCTCACGCCGACCGCGCGTCAGGCCAACATCGTGCTGCCCGCCACCACGTTCTGGGAGCGGAACGACGTGCACACGCCGTGGAGCGGGAGCGGTCACTACGTCATCTACATGCGCCAGGCCATCGCGCCCATGTACGAGTGCCGGAACGACCGCGACATCTGCGCCGACCTCTCGCGCCGGCTCGGGCTCCCCACCGACGACGACAAGACCGAGGACGAGTGGCTGCGCGAGCTGACCGCCGGCAGCGAGATCGACGACTGGGAGGCCTTTCGCGCCGCCGGCCTGGCGCGGCTCGCGCCGCCTGAGGAGCCGGTAGCCTTCGCGGCCCAGATCCGCGATCCCGCCGCGCATCCCTTCTCCACGCCGTCGGGGAAGATCGAGATCTACTCGACCGCCCTCGCCGCGAATGGAGATCCCTACGGCCTCGGCTCCATCCCGCCGATCCCCACGTGGATCGCGCCGCCCGCCGCCGGGCGTTATCCCCTGCACTGCGTGTCGCCCAAGTCGCGGGCGCGCACGCACTCGATCCACGACAATCAGGAGATCCTCGCCCGCGCGGACCGGCAGGACGTGTGGATCCACCCCGCCGACGCGGCCGCGCGCGGCATCGTGAACGACCAGCGCGTCCGCGTGTTCAACGACCGCGGCGCGACGCTCCTGCCCGCCACGGTGACGGAGCGCATCGCCCCCGGCGTCGTGTCGATCAAGGAGGGCGCGTGGTTCGCGCTGGGCGCCGACGGGGTCGACACACGGGGCTGCGCCAATCTCCTCACCGAGGACCGCGCGGCGCCCTGCGGCGCCTCCACCTACAATTCCTGTCTCGTCGACGTCGCGCCTGCGCCGTGA
- a CDS encoding Zn-dependent alcohol dehydrogenase, whose product MKAAVLFKANEPLQIVDLKQEGPKGGEARVKVKAAGICHSDWHIMNGDWTPPLPMVLGHEAAGQVEEVGPGVTNVKPGDHVIFSFRPHCGRCLYCSIGRTILCDGHQSARWAMLDGTNRLFKDGAPINQMARIGTFSERVVCPAEMLVPVRHEMPWPQAALMGCCVPTGVGAVTRCAEVEAGASVLVVGCGGVGLNVVQGAKLAGAGIIVAADLLDSKLTYAKEFGATHTFNASRDNVVDKVRELTAGRGVDYAFDAIGGEATTLQIVDAIRPGGTAVIVGMAALNVRAPITPYMMALQEKCIKGTMYGSVRPNIDFPKLVDLYLEGRLKIDELVSRTYRLDQINEGFTALRSGQVARGVVVFD is encoded by the coding sequence ATGAAAGCCGCCGTCCTCTTCAAGGCCAACGAGCCGCTCCAGATCGTCGACCTCAAGCAGGAAGGCCCGAAGGGCGGTGAGGCCCGTGTGAAGGTGAAGGCGGCGGGCATCTGCCACAGCGACTGGCACATCATGAACGGGGACTGGACGCCGCCGCTCCCCATGGTGTTGGGTCACGAGGCGGCGGGGCAGGTCGAGGAGGTGGGCCCGGGCGTCACCAACGTCAAGCCGGGCGATCACGTGATCTTCTCGTTCCGTCCCCACTGCGGGCGCTGCCTCTACTGCTCCATCGGCCGCACCATCCTGTGCGACGGACACCAGTCGGCCCGGTGGGCGATGCTCGACGGCACCAACCGCCTCTTCAAGGACGGGGCTCCGATCAATCAGATGGCGCGCATCGGCACGTTCTCGGAGCGCGTGGTGTGCCCGGCGGAGATGCTGGTGCCGGTGCGCCACGAGATGCCCTGGCCGCAGGCCGCCCTCATGGGCTGCTGCGTGCCCACCGGCGTGGGCGCCGTGACCCGCTGCGCCGAAGTGGAGGCCGGCGCCTCGGTGCTGGTGGTCGGCTGCGGCGGCGTGGGGCTCAACGTCGTGCAGGGCGCGAAGCTGGCCGGAGCCGGAATCATCGTGGCCGCCGACCTCCTGGACAGCAAGCTGACCTACGCCAAGGAGTTCGGGGCCACCCACACGTTCAACGCCTCGCGCGACAACGTGGTGGACAAAGTGCGCGAGCTGACGGCGGGGCGCGGCGTGGACTATGCCTTCGACGCCATCGGCGGCGAGGCGACCACGCTACAGATCGTCGATGCGATCCGGCCGGGCGGCACCGCGGTGATCGTGGGCATGGCCGCGCTCAACGTCCGCGCCCCCATCACGCCGTACATGATGGCGCTGCAGGAAAAGTGCATCAAGGGCACGATGTACGGCTCGGTGCGGCCGAACATCGACTTCCCCAAGCTGGTCGATCTCTACCTCGAAGGGCGGCTCAAGATCGACGAGCTGGTGAGCCGCACCTATCGCCTCGACCAGATCAACGAGGGCTTCACCGCGCTGCGCAGCGGCCAGGTGGCCCGCGGCGTGGTCGTCTTCGACTAG
- a CDS encoding MFS transporter, translating into MAPPGPPSDRGRWGLLALVTGAHTLGAVSVLAVAPLAPLLLEDLHLTRAQVGLFLPAIYLGGVVMSLPAGWLTDRFGARLTLAAGQCLTGALVAVAAEARDLPLILACLFVGGLGWAVVNPATGRAILQRFPARERGFAMGIKQTGLTLGGILGSLTLPAIALARGWRAAMTMAAVASLVAAAAGLALMPRDRTHAAAGGIEPARFAELARFLGNRSLLVLLASGLALGMAQASVLAYLALFARERLGFSVVAAGGLLALVQAGGTGSRLAWGIISDRFFGGRRRPCVIINSVIGGATYLVFASAVALPLPVIGAVAIVAGAGAFGWVGLFLALAAEVGGHRYAGLLTGVAVAFAWSGVLLGPPLFGALLQATGSYGVPWLVLALLAFGAAIALAAIPPLVKRE; encoded by the coding sequence ATGGCGCCGCCCGGGCCGCCGTCCGATCGCGGGCGCTGGGGCCTGCTCGCCTTGGTCACGGGCGCGCACACCCTCGGCGCGGTCTCGGTCCTCGCGGTGGCGCCTCTGGCCCCGCTGCTGCTGGAGGACCTGCATCTCACGCGAGCGCAGGTCGGCCTCTTCCTCCCCGCCATTTACCTGGGCGGCGTGGTCATGTCGCTGCCGGCTGGCTGGCTCACGGATCGGTTCGGCGCCCGCCTGACCCTGGCGGCGGGCCAGTGCCTGACCGGCGCGCTCGTCGCCGTCGCCGCCGAGGCCCGCGACCTGCCGCTCATCCTCGCGTGTCTCTTCGTCGGCGGGCTCGGCTGGGCGGTGGTGAACCCGGCCACCGGCCGGGCCATCCTCCAGCGCTTTCCGGCGCGCGAGCGCGGCTTCGCGATGGGGATCAAGCAGACCGGTCTCACCCTGGGCGGCATCCTGGGATCGCTCACCCTGCCGGCAATCGCCTTGGCACGGGGCTGGCGCGCCGCCATGACGATGGCCGCCGTGGCCTCGCTGGTCGCCGCCGCGGCCGGACTGGCGCTGATGCCGCGCGATCGCACGCACGCCGCCGCGGGCGGGATCGAGCCCGCGCGCTTCGCGGAGCTGGCGCGCTTCCTCGGCAATCGCTCGCTGCTGGTGCTGCTGGCGTCAGGCCTGGCCCTCGGCATGGCCCAGGCCTCCGTGCTCGCCTACCTCGCCCTGTTCGCGCGCGAGCGGCTCGGCTTCTCCGTGGTGGCGGCGGGCGGGCTGCTCGCGCTGGTGCAGGCCGGCGGCACCGGGAGCCGGCTCGCGTGGGGCATCATCAGCGATCGCTTCTTCGGAGGCCGCCGGCGCCCGTGCGTGATCATCAACTCGGTGATCGGCGGCGCCACCTATCTCGTGTTCGCGTCGGCGGTGGCGCTGCCTCTCCCCGTGATCGGCGCGGTCGCCATCGTGGCCGGCGCGGGCGCCTTCGGCTGGGTGGGCCTCTTCCTCGCGCTGGCCGCCGAGGTCGGCGGGCACCGGTACGCGGGCCTGCTGACCGGCGTGGCCGTCGCCTTCGCCTGGTCCGGTGTCCTGCTCGGCCCGCCCCTGTTCGGCGCCCTGCTCCAGGCCACGGGCTCCTATGGCGTGCCGTGGCTCGTGCTGGCCCTTCTCGCCTTCGGCGCCGCCATCGCGCTCGCCGCCATCCCGCCGCTGGTCAAGCGCGAGTAA
- a CDS encoding glucose 1-dehydrogenase: protein MQLFDLSGKVAVVTGGNGGIGFGMARGLAEAGSAVVVAGRNADKSARAVKELQALGAKAVAMEVDVADETSVTALVKRVADELGRVDILVNNAGTNIRKAPQDLSLDEWHHVMDTNLTSAFLLSKAAYPHMKRVGGGKIINIGSMMSIFGVRFSPAYAPSKGGIVQLTKVLATAWAVDNIQVNAVLPGWIDTELTRGARQQVEGLHDSVLRRTPAGRWGVIEDMAGVAVFLAGPGSDFVTGTAIPVDGGYSIQG, encoded by the coding sequence GTGCAACTGTTCGATCTGTCCGGCAAGGTGGCGGTGGTGACGGGGGGCAACGGTGGCATCGGCTTCGGCATGGCGCGCGGCCTCGCCGAGGCGGGCTCGGCGGTGGTCGTGGCCGGGCGCAACGCCGACAAGAGCGCCCGGGCGGTGAAGGAGCTCCAGGCGCTCGGCGCGAAGGCGGTGGCGATGGAGGTCGACGTGGCCGACGAGACCTCGGTGACCGCGCTGGTGAAGCGGGTGGCCGACGAGCTCGGGCGCGTCGACATCCTGGTGAACAATGCGGGCACCAACATCCGCAAGGCGCCTCAGGACCTCTCGCTCGACGAGTGGCATCACGTCATGGACACGAACCTCACGAGCGCATTCCTGCTCTCCAAGGCCGCCTATCCGCACATGAAGCGCGTCGGCGGCGGCAAGATCATCAACATCGGCTCGATGATGTCCATCTTCGGCGTGCGCTTCTCCCCCGCCTACGCGCCGTCCAAGGGGGGCATCGTCCAGCTCACCAAGGTGCTCGCGACCGCGTGGGCGGTGGACAACATCCAGGTCAACGCCGTGCTCCCAGGATGGATCGACACCGAGCTGACCCGGGGGGCCCGGCAGCAGGTCGAGGGCCTGCATGACTCGGTGCTCCGCCGCACGCCGGCCGGGCGCTGGGGCGTGATCGAGGACATGGCGGGCGTCGCGGTCTTTCTCGCCGGGCCGGGCTCTGACTTCGTGACCGGGACCGCGATCCCGGTCGATGGGGGCTATTCGATTCAGGGATAA
- a CDS encoding lysophospholipid acyltransferase family protein, which produces MSADTIARPSWYSHGLNRLAYYRLAGGVAGLLPRRLRLGVARVVGRAASRRLAEERARVRGNLARILPQAEARSLDRAVRETFANFAACFSDFLTVNRGSPARLRDYVSRRIGEEHLDLACESGRGVILLTAHLANWEFGGRLLVPRLDRITHIVLAGEQDADLERYLRREGEGLRFVTRRHATSTLGLLAALRRNEAVAMQGDRPTGERGDVLVEFFGAPAAFAIGPFVLARAAGVPVVPAYCAMDADHHYRITIEPPIWVKPGEEVSALTTMVATLERAIRAHPTQWFNFFDVWSPPRVAA; this is translated from the coding sequence ATGTCGGCCGATACCATTGCTCGCCCGTCCTGGTACTCCCACGGCCTGAATCGCCTCGCGTACTATCGCCTGGCCGGCGGCGTCGCCGGGCTCTTGCCCCGGCGGCTGCGGCTCGGCGTCGCGCGCGTGGTCGGCCGCGCGGCCAGCCGGCGTCTCGCCGAGGAGCGGGCCCGGGTCCGGGGCAACCTGGCGCGCATCCTTCCACAGGCGGAGGCTCGTTCGCTCGATCGCGCCGTCAGGGAAACGTTCGCCAACTTCGCTGCGTGCTTCAGCGATTTCCTCACCGTCAATCGAGGGTCGCCGGCGCGCCTGCGTGACTACGTCTCCCGGCGGATCGGCGAGGAGCACCTCGACCTCGCCTGCGAGTCGGGGCGGGGCGTCATCCTTCTCACCGCGCACCTGGCCAACTGGGAGTTCGGCGGGCGGCTCCTCGTGCCTCGTCTCGATCGGATCACCCACATCGTCCTGGCAGGGGAACAGGACGCGGACCTCGAGCGTTACCTCCGGCGAGAGGGCGAGGGGCTGCGCTTCGTGACGCGGCGCCATGCCACCTCCACGCTGGGCCTGCTCGCGGCGCTCCGGCGCAACGAGGCGGTGGCGATGCAGGGCGACCGGCCGACCGGCGAGCGCGGCGACGTCCTCGTCGAGTTCTTCGGCGCGCCCGCGGCGTTCGCCATCGGGCCCTTCGTGCTCGCGCGTGCCGCCGGCGTGCCGGTGGTCCCCGCGTACTGCGCCATGGATGCCGATCATCACTATCGCATCACCATCGAGCCGCCGATCTGGGTGAAGCCGGGTGAGGAAGTGTCGGCGCTCACCACCATGGTGGCGACGCTGGAGCGCGCGATCCGCGCCCATCCCACGCAGTGGTTCAACTTCTTCGACGTGTGGAGCCCCCCGCGTGTCGCGGCCTGA
- a CDS encoding beta-ketoacyl-[acyl-carrier-protein] synthase family protein gives MSRPERVAVVAAGVTTPIGQDLDAFWSSLLTGASGISTIERFPVADLRVGRGGEIKKLTRIKRWDRVPDCRATRLLISAADELIAQAPLGPATVDPSRLAVVVGTALGGVEEGERALAGEGPRRRLRGALYDSPGDNLARWLGARGPALTVSTACASGATALGIGAEMLRQGQADLVVAGGYDILCRFVMRGFDALRSLTRDEVRPFDKRRSGLLLGEAAALVLLAREPDADRAPLGYLLGHASTGDGSHISAPDPEGRGLERAARLALAEAGVGPEDVDFVSAHGTATPLNDRIETAVLKRLLGRRAPSVPVNSIKATMGHTMGAAATLEAIMCLLAGRHGQIPPTRHLEVPDPECDLDYVPGTARALRPRVSLSTSLGFGGCNGALVLESA, from the coding sequence GTGTCGCGGCCTGAGCGTGTCGCAGTGGTGGCGGCCGGTGTCACGACGCCGATCGGTCAGGATCTCGACGCGTTCTGGTCTTCCCTCCTCACCGGCGCGAGTGGCATCTCTACGATCGAGCGCTTCCCCGTCGCCGACCTCCGGGTGGGGCGGGGCGGGGAGATCAAGAAGCTCACCCGCATCAAGCGCTGGGATCGCGTGCCCGACTGCCGCGCCACGCGTCTGCTCATCTCCGCTGCCGACGAGCTGATCGCGCAGGCGCCGCTCGGGCCAGCCACGGTCGACCCGTCGCGCCTGGCGGTGGTGGTCGGCACCGCGCTGGGCGGCGTCGAGGAGGGCGAGCGGGCCCTGGCGGGCGAAGGCCCACGGCGCCGGCTGCGCGGAGCGCTCTACGATTCGCCCGGCGACAATCTCGCGCGGTGGCTGGGGGCGCGCGGGCCGGCGCTCACGGTGTCCACCGCGTGCGCCTCGGGCGCCACCGCGCTCGGCATCGGCGCCGAGATGCTCCGCCAGGGCCAGGCGGACCTGGTCGTCGCCGGGGGCTACGATATTCTCTGCCGCTTCGTGATGCGGGGCTTCGACGCGCTGCGCTCGCTCACGCGCGACGAGGTGCGCCCGTTCGACAAGCGCCGCAGCGGGCTCCTCCTCGGCGAAGCGGCCGCCCTCGTGCTGCTCGCCCGAGAGCCCGACGCCGACCGCGCCCCGCTGGGCTATCTGCTCGGCCACGCGAGCACTGGTGACGGCTCGCACATCTCGGCCCCCGATCCCGAGGGGCGGGGCCTCGAGCGCGCCGCGCGGCTGGCGCTGGCCGAAGCCGGGGTAGGGCCCGAGGACGTGGACTTCGTCAGCGCGCATGGCACCGCCACCCCGCTGAACGACCGCATCGAGACCGCGGTGCTCAAGCGCCTTCTCGGTCGGCGCGCGCCGTCGGTGCCGGTGAACTCGATCAAGGCCACCATGGGCCACACCATGGGGGCGGCGGCGACGCTGGAGGCGATCATGTGCCTCCTGGCCGGGCGGCACGGACAGATTCCCCCGACACGGCATCTGGAAGTGCCGGATCCTGAATGCGATCTGGACTATGTCCCGGGGACGGCGCGCGCGCTCAGGCCGCGGGTGTCGCTCAGCACCTCGCTGGGCTTCGGCGGCTGCAACGGCGCCCTCGTGCTGGAGTCGGCGTGA
- a CDS encoding beta-ketoacyl synthase N-terminal-like domain-containing protein gives MSGAAGIPAPAVRAAGLCSGWGTGAAALPADARTAAGGRSLIGLGRPQVQGERFRRATRECLWALAAVEAMLEDGRAERATIAGERTALLFVSAAVYGASNRAFIEGTGGGTHFAYTAPAVVPAEAAIEYQLRGPSVLFIGGPPAALRAMWYGATLLAARACDRALVLGVETFEECADLYARGRRRTAPPLVEAAACLWLEPGDGRLVLRSARGRSRGDGARRLGEMLAVGPLAEVALRRHEGDSSPLADPLGLTGAWRGEVADLIITKGGG, from the coding sequence GTGAGCGGGGCGGCGGGCATTCCGGCGCCGGCGGTCCGGGCGGCGGGGCTCTGCTCGGGCTGGGGTACCGGCGCCGCCGCCCTCCCCGCGGACGCCCGGACCGCGGCCGGCGGTCGCTCGCTGATCGGGCTGGGCCGGCCCCAGGTGCAGGGCGAGCGCTTCCGCCGCGCCACGCGGGAGTGCCTCTGGGCCCTTGCAGCAGTCGAAGCCATGCTGGAAGATGGGCGAGCGGAGCGCGCGACGATCGCCGGGGAGCGTACGGCGCTGCTCTTCGTGAGCGCGGCGGTGTATGGCGCCTCGAATCGCGCCTTCATCGAGGGGACGGGCGGCGGCACGCACTTCGCGTACACGGCGCCCGCCGTGGTCCCGGCGGAGGCCGCCATCGAGTACCAGCTGCGCGGGCCCTCGGTGCTGTTCATCGGCGGGCCGCCGGCGGCGCTGCGCGCGATGTGGTACGGGGCCACGCTGCTCGCCGCGCGCGCCTGCGACCGGGCGTTGGTGCTGGGCGTGGAGACGTTCGAGGAGTGCGCGGACCTCTACGCGCGCGGGCGACGGCGGACGGCTCCGCCGCTGGTCGAGGCGGCGGCATGTCTCTGGCTCGAGCCCGGCGACGGCCGGCTCGTGCTGCGCTCGGCCCGCGGACGGTCTCGGGGGGACGGCGCGCGGCGTCTGGGCGAGATGCTCGCGGTGGGTCCGCTCGCCGAGGTGGCGTTGCGGCGGCACGAGGGAGATTCGTCCCCGCTGGCGGACCCGCTCGGGCTGACGGGGGCATGGCGAGGCGAGGTGGCCGATCTCATCATCACGAAAGGCGGCGGATGA
- a CDS encoding acyl carrier protein, with protein MTQKEVLDELKAIVVERLRFDPRRAADMTLETTLPKGVEGSLGLDSLDFIELSVAMEDRFGITIEEGQDLAEEFNSFDSLSRFVLAKMGQA; from the coding sequence ATGACGCAGAAGGAAGTGCTCGACGAGCTGAAAGCCATCGTCGTGGAGCGGCTGCGCTTCGATCCTCGACGGGCCGCGGACATGACGCTGGAGACGACACTCCCCAAGGGTGTCGAGGGCTCGCTGGGGCTGGACTCGCTCGACTTCATCGAGCTGTCGGTGGCGATGGAGGACCGGTTCGGCATCACCATCGAGGAAGGCCAGGATCTCGCCGAGGAGTTCAACTCGTTCGACAGCCTCTCGCGCTTCGTTCTCGCCAAGATGGGGCAGGCGTGA